AATCTGGCAGTTGGGGGGTTGGAGAGGTGGCCTGGCCTGGGACTGACCAGGTAGGGTCTTCCCCAGAAGTCAGACATGGGACTCACTGGCCTCAGGGCAGCTATGGCGCCTTCTGACTGCTCAGCCAGGGTGATGGAATTTGCCTGTCAGACTGACTAATGGTGGACTGCCCTGGACTAAGCAGTTTTGGAGGAACCACCCAGGGTAAAGGCTCTGAACTGCCAGGTCCCTACCCCCAGGCTGACCAGCCCTGCCAACTTCATTGACCTATCCCCACCACCCGTGCACCCATGGAGAAGATGTCTCGCGTGACTACAGCCCTGGGTGGCAGCACGCTGACGGGCCGCACCATGCACTGCCACCTGGATGCACCAGCCAATGCCATCAGTGTGTGCCGTGACGCGGCCCAGGTGGTCGTGGCAGGCCGCAGCATCTTCAAGATCTATGCCATTGAGGAGGAGCAGTTTGTGGAGAAGCTGAACCTTCGTGTGGGCCGCAAGCCCTCGCTCAACCTGAGCTGTGCAGATGTTGTTTGGCACCAGATGGACGAGAACCTGCTTGCCACGGCGGCGACTAATGGAGTCGTGGTCACCTGGAACCTGGGCCGGCCATCCCGCAACAAGCAGGACCAGCTGTTTACGGAGCACAAACGCACGGTGAACAAAGTCTGCTTCCACCCCACTGAGGCCCACGTGCTGCTCAGTGGCTCCCAGGATGGCTTCATGAAGTGTTTCGACCTTCGCAGGAAGGACTCTGTCAGCACCTTCTCGGGTGAGGCCCTTGGAGGCGGGTCGGGCAAGTGTGCATCTCTGCAGGTGGCTGGCCTGTCTAGGCAGGTTGAGAAATGCTGTGTGCATCAAAGGCCCTCAGATGTACTCtcagagggcttcctggaggaggagccaGCCGAGCTGGCACTGGAAGAGTGGGTGGAGGTGAGCaggagaggggcagggcaggggtagGCCTGGTGGAAGTGTGAGGGGTACCTGGAGTGTGGTCACAGCTCTGATGCACTTATGGAGTCAGCAGGAGTCAAGGCTGAGTGTGAGATCAGGGAGAGAGCAGGGCCTGAGCAGATCCACAGCCCACCTGGGCAGCTGAGCAGAGGGTTTGTTTTGCTGTCTCCTCTTTCCTTGCCTCAGAGCTCCAGGCCACCTCATTGCACAAAGTCTACCTCCAGGGTCCTCAGCCCAGGGAAGCAGTGGGGAGTGGTGCACTGCCTGGTCCCCCCGCAGTTCTCTTCCCAGCAGGCCCAGCTCCCTGACAACCCCCCTTGAGCCAGCTCTCCCTTTTCACCTCGCTGAGACCAAGTGAAGCACAGGGCAGAGCCCAGAGAGAATCTGAGGGCCTCTTAAGACAGACCTTGAGCTACCTGTGGTGGGGAAAAGCTGGACACTGCACTCAGAGGCTCTTGGTGTGGTGGTCCACAGGGGTGGACGTGTACCCTCAAGGTGTCCAGTGCTCTGGGGCTGACTTGGCGGCTCCAGCTCAAGGTGTAGGGACTGGGCAGATCCTGGGGCATCCCATCCATGCCTCCGTGGGCCTCAGGCCCCCGAAGGATTGTATTCAGCCCACTGAGGCCCCTGTTCATTCAATGCTCTGATACCTGGTCCTGAAGCCGACCACAGCTTCGCCCAAGGACTGATGTCAGTTGCAGAATCCAGGGAAAATCGAGGTCCAGGAGCCTGTGTCAAAACCACCCAATGCCTGTGTCCCTCTCACCAGCCCAGGCTATTGTGTCTGCTCTGCCAGGCCTCTCCTCACCCTTGTCCACCCTGGGCAGGCCTTGGCAGTATCTACTCCACCCTCTAGGCCTCCTGGCCTGCGCCATGGGCAGGCATGTGACACCAGTCCACATTCACTCCAAGGGATACCCCTTGGTTGCTCTCCCTGCTGGAGTCCCTGTAggctacccacccacccacccccaactctCCCTCCACTGACGTCCTGCCCACAGGCCAGTCTGAGAGTGTGCGTGACGTCCAGTTCAGCATCCGGGACTACTTCACATTCGCCTCCACCTTTGAGAACGGCAACGTGCAGCTCTGGGACATTCGGCGGCCCGACCGCTGTGAGAGAATGTTCACGGCCCACAATGGGCCTGTCTTCTGCTGCGACTGGCACCCCGAGGAcaggtgtggggtggggtgggggccgggGCAATGGGGCAAGATGGGTGGGGCTTATGGAAGGGCTCTCTCACTGCCTCAAGACCTGTGAGACAGAGTGGGGAGCCCTCCCACCCCAAAagaggtcactgaggacctcacGGGCCTTCCACAGGGGCTGGTTGGCCACAGGTGGGCGTGACAAGATGGTAAAGGTCTGGGACATGACCACACACCGCGCTAAGGAGGTGCACTGCGTGCAAACCATTGCATCCGTGGCCAGAGTCAAGTGGCGGCCTGAGTGCCGCCACCACCTAGCTACGTGCTCCATGATGGTGGACCACAACATCTACGTGTGGGACGTGCGCCGGCCTTTTGTGCCAGCTGCCATGTTTGAGGAGCACCGCGATGTCACAACAGGCATTGCCTGGCGCCACCCGCACGAtccctccttcctgctctccGGCTCCAAGGACAGCACCCTATGCCAGCACCTATTCCGTGATGCCAGCCAGCCTGTTGAGCGCGCCAACCCTGAGGGCCTCTGCTATGGTCTCTTTGGGGATCTGGCCTTCGCAGCCAAGGAGAGCCTAGTGGCCACTGAGTCGGGGCGCAAGCCCTACACTGGGGATCGGCGCCACCCAATTTTCTTCAAGCGCAAGTTGGACCCTGCCGAGCCCTTCTCAGGCCTCGCCTCCAGTGCCCTCAGTGTCTTTGAGATGGAGCCTGGCAGCAGTAGCATGAGCTGGTTCGTGGACACGGCTGAGCGTTATGCCCTGGCTGGCCGGCCACTGGCCGAGCTTTGTGACCACAAT
This portion of the Pseudorca crassidens isolate mPseCra1 chromosome 15, mPseCra1.hap1, whole genome shotgun sequence genome encodes:
- the WDR24 gene encoding GATOR2 complex protein WDR24 — translated: MEKMSRVTTALGGSTLTGRTMHCHLDAPANAISVCRDAAQVVVAGRSIFKIYAIEEEQFVEKLNLRVGRKPSLNLSCADVVWHQMDENLLATAATNGVVVTWNLGRPSRNKQDQLFTEHKRTVNKVCFHPTEAHVLLSGSQDGFMKCFDLRRKDSVSTFSGQSESVRDVQFSIRDYFTFASTFENGNVQLWDIRRPDRCERMFTAHNGPVFCCDWHPEDRGWLATGGRDKMVKVWDMTTHRAKEVHCVQTIASVARVKWRPECRHHLATCSMMVDHNIYVWDVRRPFVPAAMFEEHRDVTTGIAWRHPHDPSFLLSGSKDSTLCQHLFRDASQPVERANPEGLCYGLFGDLAFAAKESLVATESGRKPYTGDRRHPIFFKRKLDPAEPFSGLASSALSVFEMEPGSSSMSWFVDTAERYALAGRPLAELCDHNAKVARELGRNQVAQTWTMLRIIYCSPGLVSTTNLNHSVGKGSSCGLPLMNSFNLKDMAPGLGSETRLDRSKGDARSDTVLLDSSATLITNEDNEETEGSDVPADYLLGDVEGEDDELYLLDPEHAHSEEPEYVLPQEAFPLRHEIVDTPPGPEHLQDKADSPHVSGNEADAASLVPVDSSFSLISVSHALYDSRLPPDFFSALVCDMLRFYAEQGDVQMAVSVLIVLGERVRKDIDEQTQEHWYTSYIDLLQRFCLWNVSNQVVKLSTSRAISCLNQASTTLHVNCSHCKRPMSSRGWVCDRCHHCASMCAVCHHVVKGLFVWCQGCSHGGHLQHIMKWLEGSSHCPAGCGHLCEYS